Genomic window (Poecile atricapillus isolate bPoeAtr1 chromosome 10, bPoeAtr1.hap1, whole genome shotgun sequence):
CAGCAGAGATAGAACAGGCCTGTTTATGAATGGGCTGTCTACAGGGAAAACTGCTGTATATAAAGGTGCTTAGATGGTTAAAGTGTTACATGAAACCCCCCCTTTTTAGAGAATTACTCCAGGTTTTCTTGATATGGCAGCTGATCATTTTGGTCAAGAGGCTCTAAACATTGCTCATTTGAGTCTAGTATGTCATTAATAAAAATGAGCTTGTGGCAATACCAGAAAGTAGTGGTGTTGAGTGTGTGGAAATATACTAAAATATTGCTTGAAGGGATTACATTTTACACAAAGTATCTTAGCTTAAGAGGTGATTTGTGGGAAAACAAAATCATTGAAATATCCTCCTCCCAGCTTCCTGAGGTGTGAATGAGAGGACTTCAAAAGCAAGGCATGAGCAATGGCTGAGGACAGCATTGTTGGGTTGTGAGTAACTGCAGGCGGATTGAAGAAGTGGGGGTGTGAACAGTGAAGCCCTTTGGGCCCTGGCAGCTGAAGTACACACTTTGTTTGCTTCACACTGGGAGGACTGTTGTGCTTTGTGCATTCTGTGCACAAACTGTGCTTGTGTTTGGTGTAACCTGTGTAAACATGATGAGCTGGAGATCTGCCCAAAGAGGCAGTTGGGGAGTGACTGGTGTGAAATCAACCTTCCACTACTGACTGTGCTCACTATCCTCATGCTAAGGAAAATCAGGTGCAGAGTTCGAACAGGGCATGGTCTCATTCGTTCCCTGAAAAATCATCTTGGGAATGCCATCATGGCTGTAACTGGCACTGGGGACTATGTTTGGCCTCTGATTCAGTCTTGGGATAGAAGATTTTAAATAGTTCACTTATAATTTTTTGCTTAGATATAGATATCTGATGCTTCCACTGGGACCCTTTCAGATAGGGTATGTGTAGAAGTATATGGTTTGTCTGGTTTCCATGCCTGTGTCCTTAGTAGTATGGGAATCTATATGGTTGAACAATCTGGACAATCCCCCTAATATGTCCTTCTTATATGTACTTTTGATGTCCTCTTTGAGCAAGTTGTGTTGCTTTCTTCTATGTACATGTGAGGGTCAGTGAGACAGCTCACATGGAAAGCCTGGATAGATTGGTCACTTAGTGTTTGGAGGGTCAGAATTAGCATACCAGTTATTTCACAGACTTAAGTGAGATTTGGTTTATGATCTAAATTAAGTGGCAGAGCATActtggcatttttcattttattacaAGTAAACTAAATAGTTCTAACAGAATTCCAGCATCAAGGAAGTGTTGTGTTTCAGTGACTAATCTTAATGGAGCTTCATCTACTGTGCTACTAACAAGTAAAACCACATTGAATCAGCAGTCTAGGGTAGTATCTgcatggaaattttttttggcTCAAATAACAGGAAACATGGGACAGGGAGTGTCTTggtaaaagtaaataaatagtACAGTACCACAACTCCATAGAGCTTGTTGTAATTGCACCTGGAAATTTTGATGGGATATTTGTAAGGTGGCATCCGCAGAGGGCCATTTGAAAAAGCTCCATGTGAACTTTCAAATCACATAGGAAAGTGCCTCCAACTCATTCAGATGTGTAAACTCAGTGAGCCATAGTTGATGTGTATTCTGAATATTGTCTTGAATATGCAAACCTGTAGAATTGTCAACTTGTCAACTGGTTCTTTTTCAGGATGGAAAACTTAATGCACCAATAAGGAAGGGTTTGAAAACTTCACAGAAATTCTACTGCTGTCCTATTGAAGGCTGCCCTAGAGGACCAAACAGaccattttcccaattttctcttGTAAAACAGGTATTCCTGTTCCTGAAGTATTTGCACACTGATTTAGTCCTGTCTCTACTCTGGAGAATGTGCACTTTGGCATACAGATATGAGCATAACCTCTCAGCACGTAGGCAGAAGTTAGAGAACTGTATGCAGCAACTTCAAGTGCGCACGTGATTCATGGGTTTGCATGTTTGCATGTTGATATTAGAGGACTTGAACCTTTTGATCAGACAGATGCCAGTATGTTGTTCTAAACTGTATCAGAGCCCCTCTCCACAAAATAAATAGATGGAGAAAGATTAAAGAAGAGGGGTGAAAAAATGCCCAGTTGAAACTGATGAAGGTTTAAACGGTGGCTGACGCTTTTAACTGCTTTTTCAAATGGTCAAGGATTAAGagcttttctctgctttaatATCCAAATGAATTTGTTTACTGGTTAACCTGTTTAAGAAAACATATAAGACTTGTTTCTGCATTAGTGAGCAGAAAGAGCCCTGTGCTACAGTTGGTTCCCTCTGCTGAGCTGGGGACCCTGTAGGAGCTGAATGgctggcacttggtgccataaatgaaaaggaaaaattcttgTGTTTGCTCTGGTGTTGACCTGTACAACTTGAGATTATTTGCTCAGTTGTAGATTTTCAGGAGTGTGCACACTTACTGTGCTCTTTTGGCAAGGTTGATCTATAGATTTATTGATGGCCACAGGAAACCTTCAATGGCATTAGAATAGATAAATGTTTATCTGTGTTTTTAAGATGCATATAGCACCAGCAGATTTGCAAACTTCAGATTCTCTCTATTGACTTCTTTAAACTTATTTGTAgtaacactttaaaaaaataattaatgctACACTTCAGCATTACTTAGCAACtaaaaaattgcaaatattttctcCCCTAACTATGactttttttaatcttcactGAAAGCTAATGTTTACTTTCCCTTGTGTATTCTAGCACTTTATGAAAATGCATGCTGAAAAGAAGCACAAATGTGATAAATGTAGTAACTCCTATGGCACAGAATGGTATTTGAAACGCCATATAGAGGTCTGTGGCAAGACTTTCCAGTGTACTTGTGGGTGCCCTTATGCCAGCAGAACTGCATTACTGTCTCACATTTACAGAACTGGCCATGAAATTCCTGCAGAACACAGGTAAAAGAGAAGCAGTGAAGTAATGATACATTCGTCACCAAGTCCTGTGTGTCTCATGTGCTGcatttttgtctcctttctGTTGATTAAATAGGAAATAGGATCATGTTGTTTTAGCTGTAAAGCAGTTTGCAGTTTCGTTGTTGCTTTTAGGAGTTTCTGTTTTGTTGAAGGCAGTGGTGATCATCTAATCAGTAAGATCTGGTTTCCCTacatagaaaacaaaaagtacTGATGATGTTGCAGTGCTTGGCATAAATGGTGCTGGTTCCTGTTGCATCTGCTTTTACAGTTCTGTGAGAGTAGAGATGAATTGGAAATATTTCTAGCTGGTAACTGAAGTGTGGAATGCAGTTCAGGTTGTTTTCTTGTACAGTCTAGTCATTGTTGCAAATGTTGGTGGATGTATTTTTTACCACCTATCTCTGCATGTTTAGATTTATAGTTTAATATGTACATATATTTAATAAAGGGCAGTCTACTTTCTCAGGCCTAGCCTGTCTTTGAGGTTCAGCTGCTGCAAAATTAAGTTTTGTGTGAAGAATTGCTAATCTTTATCTTCTGTTTACATGAGAGACCATTACCTGTACACATATTTAGGAGCTCTGTCCCTTCAAAGCTCAGTCTGAGTCAGTGTCAAAATAACACATTAAAAGTCTTCAACAGAGTGTTTAATGTACAAAGGGGAAGAAGCCATCTAAATTTGCACATCCATTTGGAAATGGGTCTCCATAAGGGGTattgtttattcttttttaaatgataGAGTAAGGAATGACATTTAACAAAATTGAACTTCATAgtctttttatgttttaatcTGGATTAATTGTCTCCTTGTATCCAACCTCATCTGTGACTTCAGTTTGTATTTTCAATGCAGTGACTCAAATGAATGGAAGGCAGATGTTCTGTGTTTGAAAGAAGTATAAATTATTGATCTCATGTTCACAGGGATCCTCCtagtaagaaaaggaaaatggaaaccTCCCTACATAATCAGCAGTTGGCAGAGAAAGCAAACGAAGCATTCGGTAATACACACAGTACTGCTCCTGGCACTCAGGAATTGGAGTCCTCTGAAGTGAAAGTAGCGGCCTCTCTCGAAGGGTCCTGCAGTTCTAACTTCACAAACCAAATGCAGCCAAAATGTGCACCAAAGATGCTTTTACCCAAGCCCAAGGTGGCTTTGGTTAAACTTCCAGTGATGCAGGTTGCTCACTTGCCTGTGTATGTATCTGCAACAGACTCTTCTGTCAAACCTGCTGTAGTGGCTGTTGATAATCAAGGTTCAGTTGTAAGTACTGTTCATTTATTGCCTCAATCTATAGGAATTCTGATTCCAGCCCTGGAGGCAGAAACACTTGTATTTAAAGACAGTATGCCTGTTTCAAAAGTAATGACTTCTGGTGATCGTGAACCAGTAAGTACTGGTGTACAAGTTGAATTGGACAAGGTTACATCAAATAACACAGGGCAAGAGCTGGGGAATGTTTGTCACAAGAGCAAAATTTCTTCAATAAATATACAGACTGACTTATCTTACATCTCACAGAGCTTTGTACCAGCTGCAGCCTGGACTCCCAATTCTtctgtgtcctcttgttctcAGACAGATCTGTCATTCAGTTCCCAGGTTTCATTACCCATCAGCGTACAGACACAGACGCTGCTGCCTGCTTCCAAACTGACTTCATCCATAGCTGCTCAGACTGATGCTTTCAGTCAGGGCTGTTTTCCAGCATGTGGTATTTCCAGAGAGACCCAAACCAGTAGGACACAGGACTGTATTGATGGAAGAGTACAGATGGACCAGGCTGTAATGTGCAGCAACATTTTTGACAATGTTCCTTCATCATATAATGTTTCTACTCACATTGAACTTCCAGAAAACAATTTAATGCCTGCAAATATAGATCAAACTTTGCTGCAAAGAAGTAGTTGCAAGAGCCTGAATCAGGATACAGTTAAGTCTGAATCCCTTATCAGCTTCAATGCACAGACTAATATACTTCCACCTCAAAATACAACGGATAATCAAACCCAGACAATGGACCTGTTAAGTGATCTGGAAAACATCTTTTCAGGAAACATGTCTGGCCAGACACTGGATAATCGTGGCCTTTTGTCTGAGACAAATTCTAATGCTGACACACATCTTCCATCTGGTCCATCACAGAGCACAGGGATAGACTTCGACATTGAAGAGTTCTTTTCAGCATCCAACATCCAGACTCAGACTGAAGAGAGCGAGCTTGGTACCCTGAACTCTGAGCCAGTTTTGGAGTCGCTAGACATTGAAACTCAGActgatttcttattttcagaTAGTGCCACTCAATCATATAACTGCCGAGGCAATTCTAACTTCTTAGGTTTGGAGATGTTTgatacacagacacagacagactTGAATTTCTTTTTGGACAGTACTACCCACCTGCCTTTAGGAAGTATTCTGAAACAGTCCAGTTTCTCAATGAGCACTGACTCATCTGATACAGAAACCCAGACAGAAGTATATATGGCTACTAAAAATACACCTACTCAGAATATTGAAAGCAAAGTCCAGCTCAGTAGTGCTGAGACACAGACTATGGATAGCTGCTTTGAGAATCTGGGGAGTTTATTCCTCACCAGCAATGAAACACAGACAGCAATGGATGACTTCCTTCTGGCTGACTTAGCCTGGAATACAATGGAGTCCCAGTTCAGTTCAGTAGAAACACAGACCTGTGAAGAGCTGTGCTCCTTGTTCCAGAGCTCTGACAAGCCCAGCCACTGAGTGCTACATAATATAACTGTTTCCTGTGGTTTGAATTTAACTTATTGGGGTGGGAGAGATGGCTTTACCAAGTGATCCACTTAGCATTATTGAATGTACTTGTCATGAGCAGTTGACCTAAGAGACTTTTCATGCTGAAGGTACTCTATTGAATATGTAACTTTACATAAACTATGTGTGTATAAATAGAGGGGAAAGGGGGGGCTGTAACAGGTTAATGTACATTTGAACCTTAAAGAATTATGTGGTGCCTATGTTTTTCCTTAAACTTCTTTACGAAGCTGTTACTGCTTTCATCTAAGTGGAAGAAATTTTAAAGTTGTTCTCTGTATCTCTCTCTATTCCTGGCTTACATGCAGGGTTCCAATGTGCTGGACCAAAACCCTGACCTGTTCAATTGAGATGCTTCCCTGAACTTACGGGGGAGGATTCTATTAGTGTAAGCTACTTCTGTTTACTTTTTTTAGTAGCTTGTATTTTAAATCCGGCATGAACATAATCAGCCGTATTGTCTTTTACTTTATGCCTTCACAGATCTTTCTCCTGCATAAGCTGACATTTTCCAAATACCTGTCCAACACACTAGACACATAGAGATTCTTGAattgctgaaaatatttattattaaaaatgtgtgtagaaagcagtattttttttcccctgagtgGCACTGATGCTCTTTGAAAGGTAGGAAAAGAATTTGGAAGTTGTAGTCATAGGGAAAATTAGTATGTCGTCCTTTTAGCTAGTGTAATAAATGGGACTAACATTTTTAAAGTCTTCAGAAGGGATTTGctttaattatttctctctgTAAGATGCAAATGTTACAAGGTGTGTGCCTCAGACTGGAATCATTTGGGTTTGCTGAAATTCTCCTAGCTTTATTGAGATACAAGTTGAGAAATTATACAGTGTTTAACTACCTTAAGAGAAATCTTTAAAAATGGGCAATTAAATTCCTTAAAACACTCACCGTGACTCCGGTTTTTGGACTTCCTGCTTCCAAAAACGATTGGAATCCatacagcagagctgggagatcAGCTCACAGAAGCCCTTCCAGAGCAGCTCTATCTTGCTTTTGCACTTTGCTCTGCAGCCCTCAGTTCCTGCAGCTCTTAAAAATTCCCTGAGTATAGTGAAACTCAACACAAACTGATTTTTCAAAGAAGCATATGACTCCTTGGCACCTTTTTTAATGCTTAGGTTTCCCCTCTTGCCCCTGtttgtgatatttttcatttacattaaGCGAGTTGTGAATGTATGTTGGAATTTGGCCTTAAGTAATTTTTATCTCTTACTATAATATCTGTGAAATGTAGGCCTCTGGTTTTGTACTGGACAGGTTTTAGTTTCTGTAACCTTAAAGGAAAACTCTTTGTGTCAAATTCATGGGCCTGTAAAAGACTTTACTCCTCCATTGTTGGAGGGGGAGGTATTGGCTGCATATTTACTGTGCAGCCCAGCAGCAAATGTATGTCCAAGCCTTAGGTTTTGAGGACTCCCTATGCTTTGTGCTGCATATTCTCAGTTCAAAGATGTGGGAGTTAAGTTACTCATCCATTGCAGCCAGCTTGTTTTTTGTTGCAGATGAGCAATAcctttctattttccttttttttcctttgtcttttcctAATACTCTTTATATTGCCATGTTGAGTGTCTTTACCTTTGCTGAAATAATCTCTTTAGGTTAATCCTGAAActcacattttctttctgaaaccTCATCTGTGTTGCCTGTTTGATTTTTCAACATTTCTAGGTATGATTTCAGACACTTGCAGTCTGGATGAAGAAACTGCAGAGCAGAATCTTGCAGTTCCTCAGGAGAAAGTAACTCTGATGTGGGGAATGCCCCCAGGTTTCACAATGTGTGTAGAGTTCTCATTGGAAGGGTGGGatatatttaaaaaaggaaggcctcacttttaattttgtttcttgtgaAGATATGACTGACTCATATTTACCTGCCTACTTTGAAATTGACAGATAAGATAAAGAACAACATTAGGTTAATTTATTCTATTGCAATGTCTTTCTAGTAGTGTTGCAACTTCtcattttaaagtgtttttccttctcctttcttcccctGGCTAGAATACCAGAGAGCACTTCTTCATACActaatttctgtgtttcccaTGTGCAAGTTGTCTGTACTGACATGTAAAAGAGAGCAGTTCCTATTAACCTGGTTTGGAAAAAGGGTATTTTCCACAGCTGTAGAAGCTGTTCATTACCTCTGAATTTAGAAAGTCAGTCTTTATTCTGCAAGAGAAGGAGTCTTGGATGCTGAGGAGCAGAATACTGAAGGGTTTGAAATGTAGCCATCTGAGAGACCAGCAAGGCTTAAAGTACTTTGAAACTAATTTACAAATTAGAGTGATGATTGCAATGTTGTTGTATAAGCCAAAGCTCTTAGCATCCAGGACTGTCAGGAAAAGACCCAAAAGTTTGTGTGGATGAAATCTTACAATGTAATCATTACCCAGATATTGTACTTTGTAATTAAAAGTGTTTCTGAGCTTTGTGTGTTTTATTAGAACATGCAAATCACAATCCTTTCACTCATTCTATTGGGTTCAAACAGTTTGGGCTTTAATTAGGAGGACACAATACAACAACATGAAGTCATTTATTAAAAGtgcaatattaaaaaattgTTAAGTGTGTGCACTGTCTTAGGAAAGACAAAGTTAACTTCTGACCAAAATTAACTTATTTCTTCACTAATTTGGTTCTCCATAAATTATTCATAAAAGTGAAAAACAGGTTTGTGTCATGTATGTCTGGCATAAGTCACTCAGTCTGGATTTATGAAGTGTTTTTATGAAACTGTGGAGACTGCAGCCAGACTTCATAGTTTGGTGAATCCCACACAAAACTTCATGTAATCTGATCTAAAACACTATTGCTGAATATTATgaatttttcacatttaaacaaattcttgaaaaaggctgattttttatttttgctttcattatAAGATAAGCTTCAGACACAACTATTTCTGGGTAGAACTAAAATACTTATATCcctttttctgcagtttctctCTGATTTGATTTTCAAGGCAGTGTATTGTAAGTATTGGTCAGCAGTGACTTTTAGTATCTCTTTTTTGTATCCTCTATTGCCATTAGAGCTGCTATACAGAATGTAACATCAGATTCTCTGTAGCCTCTTAGCACAATTTTTTATCTGGAAGTGATACTAATGTTAGGTGTACTTACCCTTTGTGTTTCCTGCTTAATTCTGTTAAGCTGTGATTGCTGAATCTTGATCTGGATGCCTGTATAACATTATTATAAAACTGAATAAGTACTTTTGTAGTTTCAtttgtgcttttctttaatatatAGAGTCAAACAAGGGAAACAGCAGATTTGGGACTTGAATTCTGTGAGAACATAAGTACAAATAAGCTGAAAAATGAAAGGTCTGTCTTGTTACCTACCCTATTTGTTTGTCAGAATGCTAAAAGTTTGTCTGACAGTAGATGTTTCTTCTTCTTATGGCTTTATTTGTGTCTATTTCTGCTAATACACCTGTAAATATTACCTGCTGTGTGTAAGGGAGGGAGTCCTCCCCAAAACTTTGTGTTGGCCTAGAAAAATTGGTAGTTTTAAGTCAGTTTGCTAATGCTACATATTCTTAGTTATGTGAAGCTGCTTTTATCTAGAAAATTCTCACTTCCAAAGGATatgaaagcattaaaaaaaatgtatatatgcTTGCAGCTGTAAATTAAACAGCTGCAAAAGAAACTTTGTGAAACCTTATTTAGTTTTGAACAACTTGATCAGTGTCTGTAACTTAATGTATGTAACTAACTCTTTACAAATCTTATTTCAAGGCACAATAGACCGTTTTTTCCTGTTGGAAACGAGAGGCTGAATTTCCCTGTTAGTCATATGGACCCCAGTTGTGTAGGGGGAACAAAACAAAGAACGATGGCTGCCTTCCACTGTTCTAAATCCTTATGCTGCTAAGATGtgaattgatttttttgtgaGGCCGGATATAAACATAAGAGCTGGCAGGACTGGGGGCTTAGGGGGCTAGAGGGGGTTTAATAGCCTTTTAAATATAGGGAAAGTTAATAGAACTGATACTGAATCAATATAGGGTGCTCAACTTGTAAAAGAACACGTTCCTGAAATGGCAGCTCGGAGGTAAACCAAATGTACTTGCCTTTATCATTAAGGTTGTACAGCTTCCTTTGCTTTAATATATTTCTGACATGTGCTGATTTTTTAAACATGATCTTAATGTACCATTTACTGTTCCAAATACATTCACACCAAACTGTTGGTAACGTTCTGGGCCTTGCAAGCTTTTTCATTCCTGTTTGGTTTAAGGTGCTGTTTGCTATGCTTGTGTCCTGGTGGGATGGGCCTCCTGTACCCAGGCTGCCATTGACAGCAGGAGCACTGTGAGGATACGGCTGTTTAATGGTAGCAAACCAGTGCATGGTGCAATCATgcatcttctgtttcttttgtaGCTGTTTTTTTAAGAGTTGATGTGAATTTAAATGTGTGTGAGAAGGACTTGCTGCTTAGAACATGACTGAATTCTCTTGTTTCAAGTGCCATTGCTATGCAATGAACCGAACTCAGCACTCAGCCCCGCGGTGAGGGTGAGGGAATgtttgtctgtgtgtgtgactCTTCACTGAAAATGTAACCGGACTGCCTGAAACGGTGGAAATTCCTCAAGGAACTGCCGGGTTAAATAACAGAAGTCCCTTTACTTGTGACCATTTTTCATATGCTGGCTTTACAGTACCTTCAACTAGCAATGGAATATAATAGATGGATTGTGGTGATGTCAGCTCTACATTTCGCAACATCCAGTACTTAACATGCTTCAAGCACCTGCATGCAGAGCCAGATTGACTGTACCTCTACCTACAGACATTTGCAAGTGCATCTGTGATAAAGCTAGATATGAAAGATGGCCATATCTTTACGTCTTAAAGACTTCAACACCTGATTACAATCTCATTTAAATTTGTAATTATTTGGAATGAATGAGTAATAAATCTCATGGATGAGTCTTTCCCAAAGCGTGTGTGAGTTAATCTCAGCAAGGCTGAGAAATgtccttaaaataattttcttgtcaTTACtgataggattttttttatttagtggACAAATGTAATTTTCAAAGGATGTTCATGTTTAATTCTTGCTATTTAAGCCAGTAAACTTGCAGTGACCAGACATCAAACGTTCATTTCTTAGACCTATTTTACAAGTGACAATCCCAAAGAAGGAATGTTGTCCTAGTAACTGTGAAACTTGTAATTACATTATTGCATGCAGAGAAAACCTTGTGCCAAAATAATGttccttctttccctctgtTGGAAACTGAAGTGTTACACAAAGCTACTAGTAAGTTATTCACAAGTATTGAAACGTTTTGTTCACAAATGAAGCACTTATTCAGTCCTGTAAATTATACATATTTTGGAATAAAGTTAACTTCAATCattttttgccttctgtttTAATGGCCATGATCTCTGCCTGCAAAGGCCTGGGTAGGGGATTCAATGCCTATTGGCAGGTACCACCCACTGCTCCTGaacatatttgttttaatttacaaAATCTCTGTGAACTcaaaagctttcaaaatgtATCTTACAACGTCAGTTCTTGATCTCTGGAGGTGCAGAAAGGTTCTCTGTCTCAAACCTCCCGTCAGCACAtgcaaaatgtaatttttaccTTGTACATGCAGTGGAATGAAAACCTCTGCAGTTTCAGCTCTGTGACAGATGCCTCACCTCTACAACAGATTCTCAGGACAAggtttctttgctttcttcctCAACCTTACCACCCACCCCTCCTGTAGCTTTTACGATCTCTAGTGTCATAACACCAAGTAGAAATTCTGTTGTGTTATGGTGGTTGGTTTTCAAAGTATCCTATTCTCTCTAACACCTTATTATTTtgtaatgtattttatataactaagaaaatattttttccttctgtaaatattaaaaaacccccaaaccttaGAGTGGCTTGATTTGAGTGTGTGTCATACTCTGTCCTTTTACTTCCTGCAGTTCCCATGCTTAGTGATGATCCCACTATTTTCTGTTAATTGGAGGATATAAAATG
Coding sequences:
- the ATMIN gene encoding ATM interactor is translated as MAAAAGRRGGGLGRPPAPVRDVPPAGELVRPSVTELSQVRTNILCTVPGCGKVLPNSPALNMHLSKAHPLQDGKLNAPIRKGLKTSQKFYCCPIEGCPRGPNRPFSQFSLVKQHFMKMHAEKKHKCDKCSNSYGTEWYLKRHIEVCGKTFQCTCGCPYASRTALLSHIYRTGHEIPAEHRDPPSKKRKMETSLHNQQLAEKANEAFGNTHSTAPGTQELESSEVKVAASLEGSCSSNFTNQMQPKCAPKMLLPKPKVALVKLPVMQVAHLPVYVSATDSSVKPAVVAVDNQGSVVSTVHLLPQSIGILIPALEAETLVFKDSMPVSKVMTSGDREPVSTGVQVELDKVTSNNTGQELGNVCHKSKISSINIQTDLSYISQSFVPAAAWTPNSSVSSCSQTDLSFSSQVSLPISVQTQTLLPASKLTSSIAAQTDAFSQGCFPACGISRETQTSRTQDCIDGRVQMDQAVMCSNIFDNVPSSYNVSTHIELPENNLMPANIDQTLLQRSSCKSLNQDTVKSESLISFNAQTNILPPQNTTDNQTQTMDLLSDLENIFSGNMSGQTLDNRGLLSETNSNADTHLPSGPSQSTGIDFDIEEFFSASNIQTQTEESELGTLNSEPVLESLDIETQTDFLFSDSATQSYNCRGNSNFLGLEMFDTQTQTDLNFFLDSTTHLPLGSILKQSSFSMSTDSSDTETQTEVYMATKNTPTQNIESKVQLSSAETQTMDSCFENLGSLFLTSNETQTAMDDFLLADLAWNTMESQFSSVETQTCEELCSLFQSSDKPSH